A single genomic interval of Celeribacter indicus harbors:
- a CDS encoding D-amino-acid transaminase, whose protein sequence is MTRTVYVNGDYLPETEAKVSIFDRGFLMADAVYEVTSVLGGKLIDFQGHAARLQRSLGELEMISPVTMDELLEIHHQLIARNDLDEGGIYLQITRGAGPDRDFVWPDPEEVKGGIVLFTFAKKLTAGKSLDEGIKVVSMEDIRWGRRDIKTTQLLYPSFAKMQAKKKGAADAWLVEDGFVTEGSSNNAYIVKDGVIITRQLSTDILHGITRASILKFAAEAQMKVEERPFTIEEAQQADEAFATSATGFSQPVVEIDGVRIGDGKPGPVSRRLREIYMEEMPKTAL, encoded by the coding sequence ATGACCCGTACCGTCTATGTCAATGGCGACTACCTGCCGGAAACCGAAGCGAAAGTGTCGATCTTCGACCGCGGCTTCCTGATGGCGGACGCGGTCTATGAGGTGACTTCCGTTCTCGGCGGCAAGCTCATCGACTTTCAGGGCCATGCCGCCCGCCTTCAACGCTCCCTGGGCGAACTGGAGATGATTTCGCCGGTGACGATGGACGAGCTTCTGGAGATCCATCACCAGCTGATCGCGCGGAACGATCTCGACGAGGGCGGGATCTATCTCCAGATCACCCGCGGCGCCGGTCCCGACCGGGATTTCGTCTGGCCCGACCCCGAGGAGGTGAAGGGCGGCATCGTACTCTTCACCTTCGCCAAGAAGCTCACCGCGGGTAAATCGCTCGACGAGGGCATCAAGGTCGTGTCGATGGAGGACATCCGCTGGGGCCGCCGCGACATCAAGACGACGCAACTCCTCTACCCTTCCTTTGCCAAGATGCAGGCGAAGAAGAAGGGCGCGGCCGACGCCTGGCTCGTCGAGGATGGCTTCGTGACCGAGGGTTCCTCCAACAATGCCTATATCGTGAAGGACGGCGTCATCATCACCCGTCAGTTGTCGACCGACATCCTGCACGGCATCACCCGCGCCTCGATCCTGAAATTCGCTGCCGAGGCGCAGATGAAGGTTGAGGAACGCCCCTTCACCATCGAGGAGGCGCAGCAGGCCGACGAGGCCTTCGCGACCTCCGCGACGGGGTTCTCGCAGCCGGTGGTGGAAATCGACGGGGTCCGGATCGGCGACGGCAAGCCGGGTCCGGTGTCCAGGCGCCTGCGCGAGATCTATATGGAAGAGATGCCGAAAACAGCGCTCTGA
- the rpmI gene encoding 50S ribosomal protein L35, translating to MPKMKTKSSAKKRFKVTATGKVIAGQAGKRHGMIKRTKKFIRDARGTTTLSAPDAKIVKGYMPYDR from the coding sequence ATGCCTAAGATGAAGACGAAGTCGAGCGCCAAGAAGCGCTTCAAGGTGACCGCCACCGGCAAGGTCATCGCGGGTCAGGCCGGCAAGCGCCACGGCATGATCAAACGCACCAAGAAATTCATCCGTGACGCCCGTGGCACCACGACGCTCTCTGCGCCCGACGCGAAGATCGTCAAGGGCTACATGCCCTACGACCGCTGA
- the pyk gene encoding pyruvate kinase yields the protein MRRLRNVKIVATLGPASNDYDTIRALSEAGADVFRLNMSHGDHEEIRARHAIIRKVETDLGRPIAILADLQGPKLRVGKFGSGAHDLEEGDRFRLDLDDAPGNGERVQLPHPEIFAALEPGATLLVNDGKIRLRVEACGKDHADCVVLVGGTISDRKGVNVPDVVLPLAALSPKDRKDLEFVCDLGVDWLALSFVQRPADVEEARELAKGRAAILAKIEKPAAVQAFEDILAVSDGIMVARGDLGVELPVQAVPPIQKRLTRKCRAAAKPVIVATQMLESMIESPMPTRAEVSDVATAIYEGADAIMLSAESAAGNYPIDAVSTMNNVAIEVESDPTYREVMDASRSRLNKETVADAIVSAAREIAETTDVKAIVCYSESGTTAALTARERPHVPIIAMTSRRKTARKLCLYWGMHCIMTGEVERFKMAVVNAARAARTSGFATEADRIVVTAGIPFNQPGSTNILRVAPCEERLIFNTDPE from the coding sequence ATGAGACGCCTTCGGAATGTGAAGATCGTGGCCACGCTGGGGCCTGCTTCCAATGATTACGACACGATCCGCGCCCTCTCCGAGGCCGGGGCCGACGTCTTCCGGCTCAACATGAGCCACGGCGATCACGAGGAGATCCGCGCCCGTCATGCGATCATCCGCAAGGTGGAGACCGATCTCGGTCGGCCGATCGCCATCCTCGCCGATCTTCAGGGGCCGAAGCTGCGCGTCGGCAAGTTCGGCTCGGGCGCGCATGATCTCGAGGAGGGCGACCGGTTCCGCCTCGATCTCGACGATGCGCCGGGCAATGGCGAGCGTGTGCAGCTCCCGCATCCGGAGATCTTCGCCGCGCTCGAACCGGGCGCGACCCTGCTGGTCAATGACGGGAAGATCCGGCTCAGGGTCGAAGCCTGCGGCAAGGACCATGCCGATTGCGTGGTGCTTGTCGGCGGCACGATCTCCGACCGCAAGGGCGTGAACGTGCCCGACGTGGTGCTGCCGCTCGCCGCCCTGTCGCCGAAGGACCGCAAGGATCTGGAGTTTGTCTGCGACCTCGGCGTGGACTGGCTCGCGCTGTCCTTCGTGCAGCGGCCCGCCGACGTGGAGGAGGCGCGCGAGCTTGCCAAGGGGCGCGCCGCCATCCTCGCCAAGATCGAGAAGCCCGCGGCGGTCCAGGCCTTCGAGGATATTCTCGCGGTGTCCGACGGGATCATGGTCGCCCGCGGCGATCTCGGCGTCGAGCTTCCGGTTCAGGCGGTCCCGCCGATCCAGAAACGCCTGACGCGCAAGTGCCGTGCGGCGGCGAAGCCGGTGATCGTGGCGACCCAGATGCTCGAGAGCATGATCGAAAGCCCGATGCCCACCCGTGCCGAGGTCTCCGACGTGGCGACAGCGATCTACGAGGGCGCCGATGCGATCATGCTCTCGGCGGAATCCGCGGCGGGCAACTACCCGATTGACGCGGTGTCGACGATGAACAACGTCGCCATCGAGGTGGAAAGCGATCCGACCTATCGCGAGGTCATGGATGCCTCGCGCTCGCGGCTGAACAAGGAAACCGTGGCCGACGCCATCGTCTCGGCCGCCCGCGAGATCGCGGAGACCACGGATGTGAAGGCCATCGTCTGCTATTCCGAGAGCGGCACGACCGCGGCCCTCACTGCGCGCGAGCGTCCGCATGTGCCGATCATCGCGATGACCTCTCGGCGCAAGACGGCGCGCAAGCTCTGCCTCTACTGGGGGATGCACTGCATCATGACGGGCGAGGTGGAACGCTTCAAGATGGCCGTGGTGAACGCCGCCCGCGCGGCGCGCACGTCCGGGTTCGCGACGGAGGCGGACAGGATCGTCGTCACCGCCGGCATTCCCTTCAACCAGCCGGGCTCGACCAACATCCTGCGCGTCGCGCCCTGCGAGGAACGCTTGATTTTCAACACCGATCCCGAATAA
- the rplT gene encoding 50S ribosomal protein L20 — protein sequence MSRVKGGTVTHARHKKVLKAAKGYYGSRSRNFRTATQAVDKANQYATRDRKARKRNFRALWIQRINAAVRSHDEALTYSRFINGLSLAGIEVDRKVLADLAIHEPEAFGAIVDKAKAALA from the coding sequence ATGTCCCGTGTTAAAGGTGGTACCGTCACCCACGCCCGTCACAAGAAGGTCCTGAAGGCTGCCAAGGGGTACTATGGTTCGCGCTCGCGCAACTTCCGCACCGCGACCCAGGCCGTCGACAAGGCCAACCAGTACGCGACCCGCGACCGCAAGGCGCGCAAGCGCAATTTCCGCGCGCTCTGGATCCAGCGCATCAACGCCGCCGTGCGCAGCCATGACGAGGCGCTGACCTATTCGCGCTTCATCAACGGCCTGTCGCTCGCCGGTATCGAGGTGGACCGCAAGGTTCTCGCCGATCTCGCGATCCACGAGCCCGAAGCGTTTGGCGCCATCGTCGACAAGGCGAAGGCCGCGCTCGCGTAA
- a CDS encoding DUF1244 domain-containing protein produces the protein MDRIDEKTMTELEAAAFRTLRTHLMEKRPDVQNIDLMNLAGFCRNCLSRWVQEAANARGIDMSKEEARELYYGIPYEAWKAQNQTDADAAKQDEFTKAFAENVGKDGA, from the coding sequence ATGGACCGGATCGACGAGAAGACCATGACCGAGCTGGAGGCCGCAGCCTTCCGCACGCTGCGCACGCATCTGATGGAAAAGCGCCCCGACGTGCAGAACATCGACCTGATGAACCTCGCGGGCTTCTGCCGCAACTGCCTGTCGCGCTGGGTGCAGGAGGCAGCGAACGCGCGCGGCATCGACATGTCGAAGGAGGAGGCGCGCGAGCTTTACTACGGCATACCCTACGAGGCATGGAAGGCGCAGAACCAGACCGACGCGGACGCGGCGAAGCAGGACGAATTCACGAAGGCGTTTGCGGAGAACGTCGGCAAGGACGGCGCCTGA
- a CDS encoding 5-carboxymethyl-2-hydroxymuconate Delta-isomerase, protein MPHVVIDFSDGLETAHDMTRLCSDVFEALILDAEISAPALKVRARPQPFFRIGTEPATFAHATLYLLEGRDDDTKARLSDIVLRAMDGVMPTVGSLSVDVRDMNRAAYAKRLKG, encoded by the coding sequence ATGCCCCATGTAGTCATCGACTTTTCCGACGGCCTCGAGACCGCTCACGACATGACCCGGCTCTGTTCCGACGTGTTCGAGGCGCTGATCCTCGATGCGGAGATCAGCGCCCCGGCGCTCAAGGTCCGCGCCCGGCCGCAGCCGTTTTTCCGCATCGGCACCGAACCGGCTACCTTCGCGCATGCGACGCTCTACCTTCTGGAGGGACGCGACGACGATACGAAGGCGCGGCTGTCCGACATCGTCCTGCGGGCGATGGACGGGGTGATGCCCACGGTCGGAAGCCTGTCCGTGGACGTGCGCGACATGAACAGGGCCGCCTATGCCAAACGCCTGAAAGGATGA
- a CDS encoding N-formylglutamate amidohydrolase encodes MTNPAAFHIGGEDRPGRWLVTCDHATNRVPEEVGGDLGIAPSDMARHIAYDVGARGVARELARLLDSPCIETDFSRLVIDPNRGEDDPTLLMKLYDGTLIPRNRHADATEIERRLTLFHRPYHAALERLAARRGDVVICAVHSFTPQLRNRPRRPWQVGVLSAWDKRVTAPFIAALEASETLRAEVEAMGERLVIGDNEPYDGHLPGDSVDVHALRHGRLNLLIELRSDLIATEAGQARWAALLAPILARTLTETGL; translated from the coding sequence ATGACCAATCCCGCAGCGTTCCACATCGGGGGCGAGGACCGTCCGGGGCGCTGGCTCGTGACCTGCGACCACGCCACGAACCGTGTTCCGGAGGAGGTCGGCGGCGATCTCGGCATCGCGCCGTCGGACATGGCTCGCCACATCGCCTATGACGTCGGCGCGCGGGGCGTCGCTCGGGAACTTGCCAGGCTTCTCGACAGCCCCTGCATCGAGACGGATTTCTCCCGCCTCGTGATCGACCCCAACCGCGGCGAGGACGATCCGACCCTTCTGATGAAGCTCTACGACGGCACGCTCATCCCGCGCAACCGGCACGCGGATGCGACCGAGATCGAGCGCCGGCTCACGTTGTTCCATCGCCCTTATCACGCCGCACTGGAACGCCTCGCGGCACGGCGCGGGGATGTGGTGATCTGTGCAGTCCATTCCTTCACCCCGCAGTTGCGCAACAGGCCGCGACGCCCCTGGCAGGTCGGCGTCCTCTCCGCCTGGGACAAGCGCGTCACCGCGCCGTTCATCGCCGCGCTGGAAGCTTCGGAAACGCTGCGTGCAGAGGTCGAGGCCATGGGCGAGCGGCTGGTGATCGGGGACAACGAGCCATATGACGGCCATCTTCCGGGAGATTCCGTCGACGTGCACGCGCTGCGCCACGGGCGGCTCAACCTCCTGATCGAGCTGCGCTCCGATCTCATCGCCACCGAGGCGGGACAGGCCCGCTGGGCCGCGCTGCTCGCCCCGATCCTCGCAAGAACCCTCACAGAGACAGGACTCTGA
- a CDS encoding calcium-binding protein, with protein MWLLLALPALLGAAFLLDSDDDDDHHAERSEDTDPPPEDDSTGGATPEEEPSDVLRLTGTEGDNNFRILGDKPYRIDGRGGDDKVRAGPGDNTVFGGAGTDILLGEGGDDRLFGNADPDLVEGGPGNDAIFLGDGNDESGTSILYASTVGELTMALEMQTGDDLIRGGDGDDLIIDIRGSNTIYGDLGDDVLLAYDHEDEHSPDIVHGGYGDDRLAGDDGDTLTGGAGADEIYVASSIDMVKEIVTVTDFDPAEDNLVIDVLGDDLSGVNEDEEIVIRETEDGLILELFEQQVALLQGLRLADLPADTSAMFTISV; from the coding sequence ATGTGGCTACTCCTGGCATTGCCGGCACTTCTCGGGGCGGCTTTTCTTCTCGACTCCGACGATGACGACGATCACCACGCCGAGAGGTCGGAGGATACCGACCCGCCCCCTGAGGACGATAGCACGGGCGGGGCCACACCGGAGGAAGAGCCTTCGGACGTTCTCCGGCTAACGGGAACCGAAGGGGACAATAACTTTCGCATCCTCGGAGACAAACCCTACCGGATCGACGGACGCGGCGGCGACGACAAGGTACGCGCCGGGCCGGGGGACAACACCGTCTTCGGCGGCGCGGGCACCGACATCCTCCTTGGCGAGGGCGGGGACGACAGGCTCTTCGGCAATGCCGATCCCGACCTGGTCGAAGGCGGACCGGGGAATGACGCCATCTTTCTGGGCGACGGCAACGACGAGAGCGGCACCTCGATACTCTACGCAAGTACGGTCGGGGAGTTGACGATGGCGCTGGAGATGCAGACCGGCGACGATCTGATCCGCGGCGGCGACGGGGACGACCTGATCATAGACATCCGCGGCAGCAACACGATCTACGGGGATCTGGGCGACGACGTCCTGCTCGCCTATGATCACGAGGACGAACACAGTCCCGATATCGTCCATGGCGGATATGGCGACGACCGCCTGGCCGGCGATGACGGCGACACGCTTACCGGCGGCGCTGGTGCGGACGAGATCTATGTCGCGAGTTCGATCGACATGGTCAAGGAGATCGTGACTGTCACCGATTTCGACCCCGCAGAGGACAATCTCGTGATCGACGTGCTCGGTGACGATCTCTCCGGCGTGAACGAGGACGAAGAGATCGTCATACGCGAGACGGAAGACGGGCTGATCCTCGAGCTTTTCGAGCAGCAGGTCGCCCTTCTGCAAGGGCTGAGGCTCGCCGATCTGCCCGCGGACACATCGGCCATGTTCACCATCTCCGTGTGA